Proteins encoded together in one Impatiens glandulifera chromosome 1, dImpGla2.1, whole genome shotgun sequence window:
- the LOC124921521 gene encoding monothiol glutaredoxin-S2-like: MERVTKMVAERPVVIFSKSTCCMCYSVKTLFSEFGVNPAIHELDEIPRGREIEQALTRLGCNPSFPAVFIGGELVGGANEVMTLHLKRSLIPMLKRAGALWL; this comes from the coding sequence ATGGAGAGAGTGACAAAGATGGTTGCAGAGAGACCGGTGGTGATATTCAGCAAGAGCACATGCTGCATGTGCTACTCAGTCAAGACCCTCTTCTCCGAATTCGGTGTCAATCCGGCCATCCACGAACTAGACGAGATCCCAAGGGGGCGTGAGATCGAGCAGGCCCTGACCCGTCTCGGCTGCAACCCTTCCTTCCCGGCCGTTTTCATTGGCGGCGAACTTGTAGGCGGCGCCAACGAAGTCATGACCCTTCACCTTAAGCGTTCCTTAATCCCCATGCTCAAACGCGCCGGCGCCCTATGGCTCTga